Proteins encoded together in one Osmia lignaria lignaria isolate PbOS001 chromosome 4, iyOsmLign1, whole genome shotgun sequence window:
- the CSN7 gene encoding COP9 signalosome subunit 7 isoform X1, with protein MTGTTTEKSANNPLEQFVLLAKTAKGAAAIELIRQAVETPGVHVFGELLDMPNIKELESGPYVQYWNTLNLFAYGTYKEYLENKDKVLELTSVQKKKLQHLTIVTLATKSRCIPYSTLLEELDIKNVRDLEDLIIEAIYADIIHGKLDQKNSQLEVDYAGLGRDVRPGDTGVVAETLAAWGQACGSVLACIEEQVTIANVEKQAAIYHKETVQRDIANIKKSLAAQAGGGGVQEADMAGGNSGAGGSESGREALSVPPDPKKKQQKVKGIKGSGSTNPVKHHELNDEPN; from the exons ATGACTGGTACTACCACAGAAAAATCAGCTAATAATCCTTTAGAGCAGTTTGTACTGCTTGCAAAAACTGCTAAAGGTGCAGCTGCGATAGAACTTATAAGACAAGCTGTAGAAACACCAGGTGTTCATGTCTTTGGGGAATTATTAGATATGCCCAATATCAAAGAGTTAGAAAGTGGACCTTATGTTCAATATTGGAATACTCTAAATTTATTTGCCTATGGCACGTACAAAGAGTATTTAGAAAATAAGGACAAGGTTCTAGAATTAACTTCGGTTCAAAAGAAAAAGCTTCAACACCTAACAATTGTAACATTAGCCACAAAGTCTAGATGTATACCATACTCTACCTTATTGGAGGAGTTggatataaaaaatgttagaGATTTAGAGGATTTAATAATTGAAGCCATCTATGCTGATATAATACATGGCAAATTAGATCAAAAGAATTCACAGTTAGAGGTAGATTATGCTGGGTTGGGTCGTGATGTTAGACCTGGTGATACCGGTGTGGTAGCTGAAACATTAGCTGCTTGGGGTCAAGCTTGTGGTTCTGTGTTAGCGTGTATTGAAGAACAAGTTACAATAGCCAATGTTGAGAAGCAGGCAGCTATTTATCATAAGGAAACAGTACAAAGAGAT attGCCAACATAAAAAAGTCTCTTGCTGCACAAGCTGGAGGTGGTGGTGTGCAGGAGGCTGATATGGCAGGTGGTAATTCAGGAGCAGGAGGAAGTGAATCTGGTAGAGAAGCACTATCAGTTCCACCAGATCCAAAGAAGAAGCAACAAAAGGTCAAAGGTATTAAAGGCAGTG GATCTACTAATCCGGTAAAGCACCACGAACTGAACGATGAGCCGAATTGA
- the CSN7 gene encoding COP9 signalosome subunit 7 isoform X2: protein MTGTTTEKSANNPLEQFVLLAKTAKGAAAIELIRQAVETPGVHVFGELLDMPNIKELESGPYVQYWNTLNLFAYGTYKEYLENKDKVLELTSVQKKKLQHLTIVTLATKSRCIPYSTLLEELDIKNVRDLEDLIIEAIYADIIHGKLDQKNSQLEVDYAGLGRDVRPGDTGVVAETLAAWGQACGSVLACIEEQVTIANVEKQAAIYHKETVQRDIANIKKSLAAQAGGGGVQEADMAGGNSGAGGSESGREALSVPPDPKKKQQKVKGIKGSDDETKESVTSRIDDC from the exons ATGACTGGTACTACCACAGAAAAATCAGCTAATAATCCTTTAGAGCAGTTTGTACTGCTTGCAAAAACTGCTAAAGGTGCAGCTGCGATAGAACTTATAAGACAAGCTGTAGAAACACCAGGTGTTCATGTCTTTGGGGAATTATTAGATATGCCCAATATCAAAGAGTTAGAAAGTGGACCTTATGTTCAATATTGGAATACTCTAAATTTATTTGCCTATGGCACGTACAAAGAGTATTTAGAAAATAAGGACAAGGTTCTAGAATTAACTTCGGTTCAAAAGAAAAAGCTTCAACACCTAACAATTGTAACATTAGCCACAAAGTCTAGATGTATACCATACTCTACCTTATTGGAGGAGTTggatataaaaaatgttagaGATTTAGAGGATTTAATAATTGAAGCCATCTATGCTGATATAATACATGGCAAATTAGATCAAAAGAATTCACAGTTAGAGGTAGATTATGCTGGGTTGGGTCGTGATGTTAGACCTGGTGATACCGGTGTGGTAGCTGAAACATTAGCTGCTTGGGGTCAAGCTTGTGGTTCTGTGTTAGCGTGTATTGAAGAACAAGTTACAATAGCCAATGTTGAGAAGCAGGCAGCTATTTATCATAAGGAAACAGTACAAAGAGAT attGCCAACATAAAAAAGTCTCTTGCTGCACAAGCTGGAGGTGGTGGTGTGCAGGAGGCTGATATGGCAGGTGGTAATTCAGGAGCAGGAGGAAGTGAATCTGGTAGAGAAGCACTATCAGTTCCACCAGATCCAAAGAAGAAGCAACAAAAGGTCAAAGGTATTAAAGGCAGTG ACGATGAGACGAAAGAAAGCGTAACTAGTCGAATCGATGATTGTTAA